The following are from one region of the Thermoleophilaceae bacterium genome:
- a CDS encoding DUF2203 domain-containing protein yields the protein MNHERHYTLEQATAAMPWVRERLARLREAQVQLGDEEARAALSEAAPGNGGGEPGQVVSEAFRELRAALIELQEMEIVLRDLERGLIDFPSLRDGREVYLCWVEQEEDEIAFWHDLDAGFAGRQPLQ from the coding sequence GTGAACCACGAGCGCCACTACACGCTCGAGCAGGCCACCGCGGCGATGCCCTGGGTGCGGGAGCGGCTGGCGCGCCTGCGCGAGGCGCAGGTGCAGCTCGGCGACGAGGAGGCGCGTGCCGCGCTGTCCGAGGCAGCGCCGGGAAACGGCGGCGGCGAGCCGGGGCAGGTGGTGTCCGAGGCCTTCAGGGAGCTGCGCGCGGCGCTGATCGAGCTCCAGGAGATGGAGATCGTGCTGCGCGATCTGGAGCGCGGGCTGATCGACTTCCCGTCGCTCCGCGATGGCCGCGAGGTCTATCTCTGCTGGGTCGAGCAGGAGGAGGACGAGATCGCCTTCTGGCACGACCTGGATGCCGGCTTCGCGGGCAGGCAGCCGCTCCAGTGA